Proteins encoded by one window of Mesorhizobium sp. INR15:
- a CDS encoding carbohydrate ABC transporter permease, whose translation MADTRPKRPFRWHIGIFLAPAVLVYTAIMILPLAGTLQLSLFRNIDQSQVFVGLENFRTLFGDPNWSVNFWNALRNNTWFFIIHMLVQNPIGVLLAALLSSPRLRFSAFYRTAIFVPTILSFVIVGFAWKLILSPLWGVAPNLLDLVGLKSLFTPWLGKEQYALTTLSLISVWQFVGIPMMLIYAALLSIPEEVIEAAECDGITGLSQFWKIKLPLILPSIGIISILTFVGNFNAFDLIYTAQGALAGPNYSTDILGTFLYRAFFGFQLQIGDPNMGAAIATMMFLIILGGVCVYLFLVQTRLRRYQF comes from the coding sequence ATGGCCGATACACGACCGAAAAGACCGTTCCGCTGGCACATCGGCATCTTTCTGGCGCCGGCGGTGCTTGTCTATACGGCGATCATGATCCTGCCGCTGGCCGGCACGCTGCAGCTTTCGCTGTTCCGCAACATCGACCAGAGCCAGGTCTTCGTCGGACTGGAAAATTTCCGTACCTTGTTCGGCGACCCCAACTGGTCGGTCAATTTCTGGAATGCGTTGAGAAACAACACCTGGTTCTTCATCATCCACATGCTGGTGCAGAACCCGATCGGCGTCCTCCTGGCAGCGCTGCTGTCCAGTCCGAGACTGCGGTTCTCGGCCTTCTACCGCACCGCGATCTTCGTGCCGACCATCCTGTCCTTCGTCATCGTCGGCTTCGCCTGGAAGCTGATCCTGTCGCCGCTATGGGGCGTGGCGCCAAATCTGCTTGATCTCGTCGGCCTGAAAAGCCTGTTCACGCCGTGGCTTGGCAAGGAGCAATATGCGCTGACCACGCTCAGCCTGATCTCGGTGTGGCAGTTCGTGGGCATCCCGATGATGCTGATCTATGCCGCCCTGCTGTCGATCCCCGAAGAGGTGATCGAAGCAGCCGAATGCGACGGAATCACCGGCCTGTCGCAGTTCTGGAAGATCAAGCTGCCGCTGATCCTGCCGTCGATCGGCATCATCTCGATCCTCACCTTCGTCGGCAATTTCAACGCCTTCGACCTGATCTACACCGCGCAGGGCGCACTCGCCGGGCCGAATTATTCGACCGATATTCTGGGCACCTTCCTGTACCGCGCCTTCTTCGGCTTCCAGCTGCAGATCGGCGACCCCAACATGGGTGCGGCCATCGCCACGATGATGTTCCTGATCATCCTGGGCGGTGTCTGCGTCTACCTCTTCCTCGTGCAGACGCGCTTGCGTCGCTACCAGTTCTGA
- a CDS encoding SIS domain-containing protein, which yields MSTDKTHMQREIEEIPEATARLLDGSRAILAEAGRGIRERDPHFVVTVARGSSDHAATFVKYAVELTAGLAVASVGPSIASIYGARLKLGGSACLAISQSGKSPDIVAMAETARAGGALTIAITNTADSPLARASDYAIDILAGPERSVAATKTFVNSAVAGLALMAHCTGDEALLTALARLPDHFRKAIACDWTVLAKTLEKQKSLFILGRGPSAAIANEAALKFKETCAMHAEAFSAAEVMHGPLALIGPDFPVLALAARDASEPSVAEAADSLAGKGAPVFVTSDLARAAVRLPHVATGHPLTDPLALIVSFYMFAEALARHRGLDPDTPPNLRKVTETV from the coding sequence ATGAGCACTGATAAAACCCACATGCAGCGCGAGATCGAGGAGATCCCGGAGGCCACCGCCCGCCTGCTCGACGGCTCGCGTGCCATTCTGGCCGAGGCCGGGCGCGGCATTCGCGAACGCGACCCGCATTTCGTCGTGACCGTGGCGCGCGGCTCGTCCGACCACGCCGCTACTTTCGTCAAATATGCCGTCGAACTGACCGCCGGGTTGGCCGTGGCTTCGGTCGGCCCGTCGATCGCCTCGATCTATGGCGCCAGGCTGAAGCTTGGCGGCTCGGCCTGCCTGGCGATCTCGCAATCGGGCAAGAGCCCCGACATTGTCGCCATGGCCGAGACGGCGCGGGCCGGCGGCGCCTTGACCATCGCCATCACCAACACCGCCGATTCGCCACTGGCACGTGCATCGGACTACGCGATCGATATCCTGGCAGGACCGGAGCGCAGTGTCGCGGCGACCAAGACCTTCGTCAATTCGGCGGTCGCCGGCCTCGCGCTGATGGCGCATTGCACAGGCGATGAGGCCCTTTTGACCGCGCTGGCGCGCTTGCCCGACCATTTTCGCAAGGCCATCGCCTGCGACTGGACGGTGCTGGCGAAGACGCTGGAGAAGCAGAAGTCGCTGTTCATCCTTGGCCGTGGCCCATCCGCGGCGATCGCCAACGAGGCGGCGCTGAAATTCAAGGAAACCTGCGCCATGCATGCCGAGGCATTCAGTGCCGCCGAGGTCATGCATGGGCCACTGGCGCTGATCGGCCCTGACTTCCCGGTGCTGGCGCTCGCCGCCCGCGACGCCTCGGAGCCCTCCGTCGCCGAAGCCGCCGACAGCCTGGCGGGCAAGGGCGCGCCGGTGTTCGTCACCTCGGATCTGGCGCGGGCGGCGGTGCGCCTGCCGCATGTCGCCACCGGCCACCCGCTGACCGATCCGCTGGCGCTGATCGTTTCCTTCTACATGTTCGCCGAGGCCCTTGCCCGCCATCGCGGCCTCGATCCGGACACGCCACCCAATCTGCGCAAGGTGACTGAAACCGTATGA
- a CDS encoding N-acetylglucosamine kinase: MNFVLGIDGGGTSCRAALATADGTVVGRAKSGAANIRTDLTGARSNIVDAARQAFVAAGHDPGLIPRTPAILGLAGANVGTYRQQLEAILPFSISRVETDAEIALEGAVGSGDGAMAILGTGTAYMARKNGTSRAIGGWGFQVGDQGSGARIGRDLLEQTLLAYDGICQGSPLTQSMLAVFRNNPEDVVEFTTNAKPGDFGGFAPKVFEHAANGDSVANWILDRSVADVEAALGVLDLSTGAPLCLLGGLAPLYAPRLSARYQALLKPPLDDALGGAVQMAVRLFKTTEAAR, encoded by the coding sequence GTGAATTTTGTGCTCGGCATCGATGGCGGCGGCACCAGCTGCAGGGCGGCCCTGGCAACAGCGGACGGCACTGTCGTCGGCCGCGCCAAGAGCGGCGCCGCCAATATCCGCACGGACCTTACCGGCGCCCGCTCAAACATTGTCGACGCGGCAAGGCAGGCCTTTGTCGCCGCCGGTCATGATCCTGGACTGATCCCGCGCACCCCGGCCATTCTTGGCCTCGCCGGCGCCAATGTCGGCACCTACCGGCAGCAGCTTGAGGCGATCCTGCCGTTCAGCATCAGCCGCGTCGAGACCGACGCCGAGATCGCGCTGGAAGGCGCGGTTGGTTCCGGTGACGGCGCCATGGCGATCCTCGGCACCGGCACCGCCTATATGGCGCGCAAGAACGGCACGTCGCGCGCCATTGGCGGCTGGGGCTTCCAGGTCGGCGACCAGGGCAGCGGCGCCCGCATCGGCCGCGACCTGCTGGAGCAGACCTTGCTTGCCTATGACGGCATTTGCCAGGGCTCGCCGTTGACACAGAGCATGCTCGCCGTTTTCCGCAACAATCCCGAAGACGTGGTCGAGTTCACCACCAACGCCAAGCCCGGCGACTTCGGCGGCTTCGCACCCAAGGTGTTCGAGCATGCCGCGAACGGCGACAGCGTCGCCAACTGGATCCTGGACCGGTCGGTCGCCGATGTCGAAGCGGCCCTCGGCGTGCTCGATCTTTCCACCGGCGCCCCGCTCTGCCTGCTTGGCGGCCTGGCGCCGCTTTACGCGCCACGCCTGTCGGCGCGTTACCAGGCATTGCTAAAGCCGCCGCTCGACGACGCGCTGGGCGGCGCGGTGCAGATGGCGGTGCGCCTGTTCAAAACCACGGAGGCGGCGCGATGA
- a CDS encoding carbohydrate ABC transporter permease gives MSTATRSLPRTIGAHAILLTYTAIALFPVIIVVMNSFKSRAGIFGAPLMPPTPKTFDLIGYTTVIGQGDFIHYFQNSLVVTVASLFFVLLFGAMAAFALSEYRFRGNSLMGLYLALGIMIPIRLGTVAILQLMVASGLVNTLTSLILVYTAQGLPLAVFILSEFMKQVSDDLKNAGRIDGLSEYTIFFRLVLPLVRPSMATVAVFTMIPIWNDLWFPLILAPSEETKTVTLGAQLFLGQFVTNWNAILAALSLAIMPVLILYVIFSRQLIRGITSGAVK, from the coding sequence ATGAGCACCGCAACCCGCTCCCTGCCCCGCACCATCGGCGCCCACGCGATCCTGTTGACCTATACGGCGATCGCATTGTTTCCCGTGATCATCGTGGTGATGAATTCGTTTAAATCCCGCGCGGGCATCTTCGGCGCGCCGCTGATGCCGCCGACCCCGAAAACATTCGATCTGATCGGCTACACGACCGTGATCGGCCAGGGCGATTTCATCCACTATTTTCAGAACAGCCTGGTCGTCACCGTCGCTTCGCTGTTCTTCGTGCTCCTGTTCGGCGCCATGGCGGCCTTCGCGTTGTCGGAATACCGCTTTCGCGGCAACTCGCTGATGGGGCTTTACCTGGCGCTCGGCATCATGATCCCGATCCGCCTCGGCACCGTCGCCATCCTGCAGTTGATGGTGGCGAGCGGGCTGGTCAACACGCTGACATCGCTGATCCTGGTCTACACCGCGCAAGGCCTGCCGCTTGCCGTCTTCATCCTGTCGGAATTCATGAAGCAGGTTTCCGACGACCTGAAGAATGCCGGCCGCATCGACGGCCTGTCCGAATACACGATCTTCTTCCGGCTGGTTCTGCCGCTGGTACGGCCATCCATGGCGACGGTCGCCGTCTTCACCATGATCCCGATCTGGAACGATCTGTGGTTCCCGCTGATCCTGGCGCCATCGGAAGAGACCAAGACGGTGACGCTCGGCGCGCAGCTGTTCCTCGGCCAGTTCGTCACCAACTGGAATGCGATCCTGGCGGCGCTGTCGCTGGCGATCATGCCGGTGCTGATCCTCTACGTCATCTTCTCGCGGCAGCTGATCCGCGGCATCACCTCCGGAGCAGTCAAGTGA
- a CDS encoding GntR family transcriptional regulator, with protein sequence MSEAADQIFATLKQSSQSGAPLYLQLRKSIEDAVNRGLIGPGDALPSERDIATKADISRVTVRKAVQDLVKGGILVQRHGSGTFVAPRMERVEQSLSRLTSFTEDMARRGMSVRSAWLERGIFAPSPDEMMVLGLSSKELVARVSRLRIANDTPLAIERAALSTSVLPDPTSIGSSLYAALETTGNRPVRAVQRISATNLGDVDARLLEVPPGIAGLHIERISYLASGKVIEFTRSVYRGDAYDFVAELRLSGPGEEGRP encoded by the coding sequence ATGAGCGAGGCCGCCGACCAGATCTTCGCCACGCTCAAACAATCGTCGCAAAGCGGCGCGCCGCTTTACCTGCAGCTGCGCAAGAGCATCGAGGACGCGGTCAATCGCGGCCTGATCGGGCCGGGCGACGCCTTGCCTTCCGAACGCGACATCGCCACCAAGGCCGACATTTCGCGCGTTACCGTGCGCAAGGCGGTGCAGGATCTGGTCAAGGGCGGCATCCTGGTCCAGCGTCACGGCTCCGGCACTTTCGTCGCGCCGCGCATGGAGCGGGTCGAACAGTCGTTGTCGCGGCTGACATCCTTCACCGAAGACATGGCCCGGCGCGGCATGAGCGTGCGTTCGGCCTGGCTGGAGCGCGGCATCTTCGCGCCCTCGCCCGACGAGATGATGGTGCTCGGCCTTTCGTCCAAGGAACTGGTGGCGCGGGTGTCGCGCCTGCGCATCGCCAACGACACGCCACTGGCGATCGAGCGGGCCGCGCTTTCGACCAGCGTGCTGCCCGATCCGACGTCGATCGGCTCCTCGCTATACGCGGCGCTGGAGACGACCGGCAACCGTCCGGTGCGCGCGGTGCAGCGCATCTCGGCGACCAATCTCGGCGACGTTGACGCGCGCCTGCTTGAAGTGCCGCCCGGCATTGCCGGCCTGCATATCGAGCGCATTTCCTATCTGGCGAGCGGCAAGGTGATCGAGTTCACCCGCTCCGTCTATAGAGGCGACGCCTACGACTTCGTCGCCGAGCTCCGGTTGAGTGGACCGGGAGAAGAGGGCAGACCATGA
- a CDS encoding Gfo/Idh/MocA family protein, with product MGRSHALAYHTNPGFQIAALVNRSDVPLPGGLSGYPIRRSFDETLHDEKPDVACIATYSDSHADYAVRAFEAGCHVFVEKPLATTVADAKRVVAAAKANGKKLVIGYILRHHPSWIRLIAEARKLGGPYVFRMNLNQQSSGATWETHKQLMQTTSPIVDCGVHYLDVMLQITDAKPVEVRGMGVRLTGEVAPTMYNYGHLQVLFDDGSVGWYEAGWGPMISETAFFVKDVISPNGCVSIVMKEGVKSDDIDTHTKTSTIRLHSAATGADGKFVKADEMLSMQGEPGHQELCDFEQAFLLKAIREDIDLNKHMDDAVKSLAVCLAADESVRTGAAVKL from the coding sequence ATGGGCCGCAGCCATGCGCTGGCCTATCACACCAATCCGGGCTTTCAGATCGCGGCTCTGGTCAACCGTTCCGACGTGCCGTTGCCGGGAGGATTGTCCGGCTATCCGATCCGGCGGTCTTTCGATGAGACGCTGCATGACGAAAAGCCCGATGTCGCCTGCATCGCCACCTATTCCGACAGCCATGCCGACTATGCGGTCAGGGCGTTTGAGGCCGGTTGCCATGTCTTCGTCGAGAAGCCGCTGGCAACGACGGTGGCGGACGCCAAACGCGTCGTCGCGGCGGCCAAGGCCAACGGCAAAAAATTGGTCATCGGCTACATCCTGCGCCATCACCCGTCCTGGATCAGGCTGATCGCCGAGGCGCGCAAGCTCGGCGGCCCCTATGTGTTCCGCATGAACCTGAACCAGCAATCCTCCGGCGCCACCTGGGAGACACACAAGCAACTGATGCAGACGACCTCGCCGATTGTCGACTGCGGCGTGCACTATCTCGACGTCATGCTGCAGATTACCGACGCCAAGCCGGTCGAAGTGCGCGGCATGGGTGTCAGGCTGACCGGCGAGGTCGCCCCGACAATGTACAATTATGGCCATCTGCAGGTGCTGTTCGATGACGGTTCTGTCGGCTGGTACGAGGCCGGCTGGGGTCCGATGATTTCCGAGACGGCCTTCTTCGTGAAGGATGTCATCTCGCCGAACGGCTGCGTCTCGATCGTCATGAAGGAGGGCGTCAAGTCCGACGACATCGACACCCACACCAAGACCTCGACCATCCGCCTGCACAGTGCGGCGACCGGCGCGGATGGCAAGTTCGTCAAGGCCGACGAGATGCTGTCCATGCAGGGCGAGCCCGGCCATCAGGAACTCTGCGATTTCGAACAGGCGTTTTTGCTGAAGGCGATCCGCGAGGATATCGACCTCAACAAACATATGGACGATGCGGTCAAATCGCTCGCCGTCTGCCTTGCCGCCGACGAGAGCGTGCGCACCGGCGCCGCCGTCAAACTCTAG
- a CDS encoding N-acetylmuramic acid 6-phosphate etherase — MAETRTEALHQNAEGLDIQAPDAILSSLADAQIEAAKVVRNAIPSIAAAAEIIAAKLKNGGKLAYAAAGSSGLMALADALELPGTFGIQRDRIAILIAGGDDAFKTLAGGPEDDTEEAAQAIADAGIGKGDCLIAISASGTTPYAVRAIEEAARRGAATIGIANNKDSALLRLAETAILLETPPEVIAGSTRMGAGTAQKIALNMLSTLTAVHLGHVHDGYMVNLMADNIKLRDRAARIVAAISGRTRDDAARLLDRSGGVVKTAILLAAGADNADAAEKLLEGTGQKLRPALSAIEGNKGTKA; from the coding sequence ATGGCCGAAACGCGCACGGAAGCGCTTCACCAGAATGCCGAGGGGCTGGATATCCAGGCCCCGGACGCCATCCTTTCTTCGTTGGCCGATGCGCAGATCGAAGCTGCGAAAGTCGTGCGCAACGCCATTCCATCCATCGCGGCGGCAGCCGAGATCATTGCGGCCAAACTGAAGAACGGCGGCAAGCTTGCCTATGCGGCGGCCGGCAGTTCGGGCCTTATGGCGCTCGCCGATGCCTTGGAATTGCCCGGCACCTTCGGCATCCAGCGTGACCGTATCGCCATCCTGATTGCCGGCGGTGACGATGCTTTCAAGACGTTGGCCGGCGGACCGGAAGACGATACGGAAGAGGCGGCGCAAGCCATCGCCGATGCCGGCATCGGCAAGGGCGATTGCCTGATCGCGATCTCCGCCAGCGGCACCACGCCCTATGCCGTGCGCGCCATCGAAGAAGCCGCGCGCCGAGGTGCGGCGACCATCGGCATCGCCAACAACAAGGACTCCGCGCTGCTCAGGCTGGCCGAGACCGCCATCCTGCTGGAAACGCCGCCCGAGGTGATCGCCGGCTCGACCCGCATGGGCGCCGGCACGGCTCAGAAGATCGCGCTCAACATGCTGTCGACGCTGACCGCCGTTCATCTTGGCCATGTGCATGACGGTTACATGGTCAATCTGATGGCCGACAACATCAAGCTGCGCGACCGTGCGGCGCGAATCGTCGCCGCCATCAGCGGCCGCACACGCGACGACGCCGCCCGCTTGCTCGACAGGAGCGGCGGCGTGGTCAAGACCGCCATTTTGCTTGCCGCCGGCGCCGACAATGCCGACGCGGCCGAGAAACTGCTGGAAGGGACCGGCCAGAAGCTGCGGCCAGCCCTTTCCGCGATCGAGGGGAACAAGGGCACCAAAGCCTAG
- a CDS encoding ABC transporter substrate-binding protein, whose protein sequence is MTTKLLTALLLGTSILGSAGVAYAGDVTLNIESWRGDDLAIWKDKLIPAFEAKNPGIKVVFAPSAPTEYDAALGAKLAAGSAGDLITCRPFDKSLELFKKGNLADLSALPGIENFSPVAKSAWQTDDGKSSFCVPMASVIHGFIYNKDAFEKLGIKIPTTNEEFYAALDKIKADGTYIPMAMGTKDLWEAATMGYQNIGPNYWKGEDGRAALIKGTQKLTDADWVAPYAELAKWKPYLGDGFEAQTYPDSQNLFTLGRAAIYPAGSWEIGLFNTQAQFKMGAFPPPVQKAGDTCYISDHTDIGMGLNAASKNADAAKTFLSWVASPDFATIYANALPGFFSLNSSPVKMEDPLAQEFVSWRGKCKSTIRSTYQILSRGTPNLENETWVESANVINGTDTPEAAAKKLQTGLDSWYKPAK, encoded by the coding sequence ATGACAACGAAACTACTGACGGCACTGCTTCTGGGCACCAGCATCCTCGGCTCCGCCGGGGTGGCTTATGCCGGCGACGTAACGCTCAACATCGAAAGCTGGCGCGGCGACGACCTTGCCATCTGGAAGGACAAGCTGATCCCGGCTTTCGAAGCCAAGAACCCAGGCATCAAGGTGGTGTTCGCACCGTCGGCTCCAACCGAATACGACGCGGCACTCGGCGCCAAGCTCGCCGCCGGCTCGGCGGGCGACCTGATCACCTGCCGCCCGTTCGACAAGTCGCTTGAGCTGTTCAAGAAGGGCAACCTCGCCGACCTCTCGGCGCTGCCCGGCATTGAGAACTTCTCGCCGGTCGCCAAGTCCGCCTGGCAGACCGACGACGGCAAGTCGAGCTTCTGCGTGCCGATGGCTTCGGTCATCCACGGCTTCATCTACAACAAGGACGCCTTCGAAAAGCTCGGCATCAAGATCCCGACGACGAATGAGGAGTTCTACGCGGCGCTCGACAAGATCAAGGCCGACGGCACCTACATCCCGATGGCCATGGGCACCAAGGATCTCTGGGAAGCCGCGACCATGGGCTACCAGAACATCGGCCCGAACTACTGGAAGGGTGAGGACGGCCGCGCCGCTCTGATCAAGGGGACGCAGAAGCTGACCGACGCCGACTGGGTCGCGCCTTATGCCGAACTCGCCAAGTGGAAGCCTTATCTCGGCGACGGCTTCGAAGCCCAGACCTACCCGGACAGCCAGAACCTGTTCACGCTCGGCCGCGCCGCCATCTACCCGGCCGGCTCGTGGGAAATCGGCCTGTTCAACACCCAGGCCCAGTTCAAGATGGGCGCCTTCCCGCCGCCGGTGCAGAAGGCCGGCGACACCTGCTACATCTCCGACCATACCGATATCGGCATGGGCCTGAATGCAGCCTCGAAGAATGCCGACGCAGCCAAGACCTTCCTGTCGTGGGTCGCTTCGCCGGACTTCGCCACCATCTACGCCAACGCGCTGCCGGGCTTCTTCAGCCTGAATTCCTCACCGGTGAAGATGGAAGACCCGCTGGCGCAGGAATTCGTCTCCTGGCGCGGCAAGTGCAAGTCGACGATCCGCTCGACCTACCAGATCCTGTCGCGCGGCACGCCGAACCTCGAGAACGAGACCTGGGTTGAATCTGCCAACGTCATCAATGGCACCGACACCCCGGAAGCTGCCGCCAAGAAGCTGCAGACCGGCCTCGACAGCTGGTACAAGCCAGCGAAGTAA
- the nagA gene encoding N-acetylglucosamine-6-phosphate deacetylase, which yields MSDCFALTGARIFDGDNWHDNAALVVRDGLVEAIVPAGAIPSGVGHVETNGGLLVPGFVDLQVNGGGGVMLNDHPDVASIETICRAHAPFGTTALLPTLITDTPAITAAAIAAGAEAARQKLPGFLGLHMEGPHLSIARKGAHDPALIRPMTDQDQAALIAARQKLPVLLTTVAPESVTPARVSALTEARVVVSLGHSDTGYADASSFAEAGASVVTHLFNAMSQIGNREPGLVGAAIDIGTLSAGLIADGIHVHPASIKIALDAKQGPARIFLVTDAMATIGTDMNSFTLNGRTIYRKDGSLRLADGTLAGADLDMISAVRFIHRVVGVELSEALRMASLYPAQAVGQSHRLGRFANGTAADIVALSDALDIRHVWIDGQRVFEAG from the coding sequence ATGAGCGACTGTTTTGCCCTGACCGGCGCCCGGATATTCGACGGCGACAACTGGCACGACAATGCAGCCCTTGTCGTGCGCGACGGGCTTGTCGAGGCGATCGTGCCAGCCGGCGCCATCCCCTCCGGCGTCGGCCATGTCGAGACCAATGGCGGCCTGCTCGTGCCGGGCTTCGTCGACCTTCAGGTCAATGGCGGCGGCGGCGTCATGCTCAACGATCATCCCGATGTCGCCTCGATCGAGACCATCTGCCGGGCGCACGCACCGTTCGGCACAACGGCACTGTTGCCGACGCTGATCACCGATACGCCCGCCATCACCGCCGCCGCGATCGCCGCCGGCGCGGAGGCGGCGCGGCAAAAGCTGCCGGGCTTCCTCGGCCTGCATATGGAAGGGCCGCATCTGTCGATTGCCCGCAAGGGCGCGCATGACCCGGCATTGATCCGGCCGATGACGGATCAGGACCAGGCGGCGCTGATCGCCGCACGGCAGAAGCTGCCGGTGCTGCTGACCACCGTTGCTCCTGAATCCGTGACACCGGCCCGCGTTTCGGCTCTCACCGAAGCCCGCGTGGTCGTCAGCCTCGGGCATTCCGATACCGGCTACGCCGATGCCAGCAGCTTTGCCGAGGCCGGCGCCTCTGTTGTCACGCATCTGTTCAACGCGATGAGCCAGATCGGCAACCGCGAGCCCGGGCTGGTGGGCGCCGCCATCGATATCGGTACGTTGTCCGCCGGGCTGATCGCCGACGGCATCCATGTCCATCCCGCCAGCATCAAGATCGCGCTGGATGCCAAGCAGGGGCCGGCCCGGATCTTCCTGGTCACCGACGCCATGGCGACCATCGGCACGGACATGAACTCGTTCACGCTCAACGGCCGCACCATTTACCGCAAGGATGGCAGCCTGCGGCTGGCGGACGGCACGCTGGCCGGTGCCGATCTCGACATGATCTCCGCCGTGCGCTTTATCCACCGCGTTGTCGGGGTCGAGCTGTCGGAGGCGCTGCGCATGGCTTCGCTCTATCCGGCGCAAGCGGTCGGCCAGTCGCACCGGCTCGGCCGGTTCGCCAATGGCACCGCCGCTGACATTGTCGCCCTCTCCGACGCGCTTGATATCCGGCACGTCTGGATCGACGGTCAAAGGGTTTTCGAGGCCGGCTGA
- a CDS encoding NAD(P)/FAD-dependent oxidoreductase: MDTVDCVVAGAGVVGLAIARTLALAGREVLVVEKASAIGTATSSRNSEVIHAGLYYVPGSLKARLCVEGREQLHAYCRDHNIGHARTGKLIVAVEPDQMDRLTDIRADAERCGVTDLELLSRREAENLEPALKCAGALLSPSTGIVDSQALMLSLRGDAEAASASLALMTTVTAASVEGDGIEIHTLDANGEAFALKAGAFVNAAGLEAQALANRIKGFPQALVPPLWLARGNYFALSGRSPFSRLIYPVPVHGGLGVHLTLDLAGSARFGPDVEWIDAVDYTVDPARGAVFYDEIRRYWPGLEDDALHAAYAGVRPKLSGPGQPAADFMVQGPADHGAGPIVNLFGIESPGLTASLAIADHVFGLLYPH, from the coding sequence ATGGACACGGTCGATTGCGTTGTCGCCGGAGCCGGTGTCGTGGGGCTGGCCATCGCCAGGACGCTCGCCTTGGCGGGCCGCGAGGTGCTGGTGGTCGAAAAGGCCAGTGCGATCGGCACGGCGACAAGTTCACGCAATTCCGAAGTCATCCATGCCGGCCTTTATTATGTGCCGGGTAGCCTGAAGGCGCGGCTCTGCGTCGAGGGACGCGAGCAGCTCCATGCCTATTGCCGCGACCACAATATCGGCCATGCACGCACCGGAAAGCTGATCGTCGCCGTGGAGCCCGACCAGATGGACAGGCTGACGGACATCCGAGCCGATGCCGAGCGCTGCGGCGTCACGGACCTCGAACTGCTGTCGCGCAGAGAGGCTGAAAACCTAGAACCCGCGCTGAAATGCGCCGGCGCCTTGCTGTCGCCTTCCACCGGCATTGTCGACAGCCAGGCATTGATGCTGTCGTTACGTGGTGACGCGGAAGCCGCCAGCGCCTCCCTTGCCCTGATGACGACTGTTACCGCTGCCTCCGTCGAGGGCGACGGGATCGAAATCCATACACTGGATGCCAATGGCGAAGCGTTCGCGCTAAAGGCCGGCGCCTTCGTCAATGCCGCCGGTCTGGAGGCACAGGCCCTGGCCAACCGGATCAAAGGCTTCCCGCAGGCGCTGGTTCCGCCGCTCTGGCTGGCGCGTGGAAATTACTTCGCGCTTTCAGGCCGGTCGCCGTTCTCTCGGCTGATCTATCCCGTGCCTGTGCATGGCGGCCTCGGCGTGCATCTGACCCTCGACCTTGCCGGCAGCGCGCGTTTCGGCCCGGATGTCGAATGGATCGACGCAGTGGATTACACGGTCGACCCCGCCCGGGGCGCAGTCTTCTACGATGAAATCCGCCGCTATTGGCCCGGCCTCGAGGACGATGCCCTGCACGCAGCCTATGCCGGCGTGCGGCCAAAGCTCTCCGGCCCGGGCCAGCCAGCAGCCGACTTCATGGTGCAAGGACCCGCCGACCATGGCGCTGGCCCAATCGTCAACCTGTTCGGCATCGAGAGCCCGGGCCTCACCGCCAGCCTCGCCATCGCCGATCATGTTTTCGGGCTTTTGTACCCGCACTGA